In the genome of Pseudoglutamicibacter cumminsii, one region contains:
- a CDS encoding ABC transporter permease: MNKTTANTPPRAKLKSSPEPRRVTFGPADTSFATRWWVLLLALAAVIALAGVSLIVGASPLSLSDLLNGNQSAQEVFWISRVPRTVAALLAGAAVAISGLIMQQLARNRFVEPNMVGSTESAMLGILAVTIFVPSMPVIGKMGVATIFSLVGTALFLAIINNLPTRATLLIPLVGIMLGGIISAAATFVAYRNDLLQTLNAWLIGDLSGIIQGRYELLWIVAVVGLVGYIAADRFTAAGLGSDFCTSIGMNYRITVRLGMAVVALISAVTVTTVGALPFLGLVVPNLVSVLVGDHLRRAVPWTALIGAGMVLACDIAGRLIRMPYEVPVGMIMSVLGSIVFLSMIIHQRYQNVPPSSKKRARQAAKKAAAMRKSAAQEAARG, encoded by the coding sequence ATGAACAAAACGACAGCCAACACACCGCCCCGGGCGAAGCTGAAGTCTTCACCGGAGCCTCGCCGTGTCACTTTCGGGCCAGCCGATACATCGTTCGCGACCCGCTGGTGGGTCCTCCTCCTGGCACTCGCCGCAGTCATCGCGCTCGCAGGCGTCTCACTCATTGTGGGGGCGTCCCCGCTGTCACTCTCCGACCTCCTCAACGGAAACCAGTCGGCGCAGGAAGTCTTCTGGATCTCGCGTGTCCCGCGCACCGTTGCCGCGCTCCTCGCCGGCGCCGCCGTCGCGATTTCCGGGCTCATCATGCAGCAGCTGGCACGGAACCGCTTTGTTGAACCGAACATGGTCGGCTCGACCGAATCCGCGATGCTCGGCATCCTCGCCGTCACGATTTTTGTTCCGTCCATGCCGGTCATCGGCAAGATGGGTGTCGCCACGATCTTCTCTCTGGTCGGCACCGCGCTGTTCCTCGCGATCATCAACAACCTCCCAACCCGCGCAACGCTTTTGATCCCGCTGGTTGGCATCATGCTCGGCGGCATCATATCGGCCGCAGCAACGTTCGTCGCCTACCGCAATGACCTGTTACAGACCCTCAACGCGTGGTTGATCGGTGACCTCTCCGGCATCATCCAGGGCCGCTATGAACTCCTATGGATCGTCGCAGTCGTTGGCCTTGTTGGATATATCGCCGCTGACCGTTTCACCGCGGCAGGCCTCGGTAGCGACTTCTGCACGTCGATCGGCATGAACTACAGGATCACCGTGCGCCTCGGTATGGCTGTCGTCGCCCTCATCTCGGCGGTGACCGTGACAACCGTAGGTGCGCTCCCGTTCCTGGGCCTCGTCGTCCCTAACCTCGTTTCCGTTCTTGTTGGCGACCACCTCCGCCGCGCAGTCCCGTGGACGGCGTTGATCGGCGCCGGCATGGTCCTGGCATGCGACATCGCCGGCCGCCTCATCCGCATGCCCTACGAGGTTCCAGTGGGCATGATCATGTCCGTACTCGGCTCGATCGTGTTCCTCAGCATGATCATTCACCAGCGCTACCAAAACGTTCCGCCGTCGTCGAAGAAGCGGGCCCGCCAGGCCGCTAAGAAGGCCGCCGCGATGCGCAAGAGCGCCGCACAGGAGGCTGCACGTGGCTAA
- a CDS encoding iron chelate uptake ABC transporter family permease subunit: MANQKTIATPSPTLDELIAQGQRAERRDARRGWIWIATLGTALMIAVAVFLTWDLLGALDFALKLRGTRIGAMIVCAVAVAVSTVAFQTVTANRILTPSIMGMDALYILLQTTAVFILGGTAWMTASPLMRFGIELVLMVLFAVLLYRWMFTGRTANLHLMLLVGIVLGTLFRGISALLQKLLDPSEYTQLQDLFFASFNRVDPTLLGASAAVVAVAVFFAWRMRRTLDAMALGRDMATSLGIDHQKVTTIVLIVSAVLVATCTALVGPITFFGLLVVSLAYQALPGAGHGTLFIVSSLIGAFALVVGQFVVERLAGHSTTLSVVIEFAGGIVFITLLLKGSLKS, from the coding sequence GTGGCTAATCAAAAGACGATTGCAACACCGTCGCCCACGTTGGATGAGCTTATTGCACAAGGCCAGCGAGCCGAACGACGCGATGCCCGACGCGGATGGATCTGGATTGCTACCTTGGGTACCGCACTGATGATTGCTGTTGCCGTGTTCCTGACGTGGGATCTGTTAGGAGCGCTAGATTTCGCGTTGAAGCTACGCGGAACGCGCATTGGCGCGATGATTGTGTGCGCGGTTGCGGTCGCGGTTTCAACTGTCGCGTTCCAGACGGTCACCGCCAACAGGATCTTGACGCCGTCCATTATGGGTATGGACGCCCTCTACATCCTGTTGCAGACCACCGCGGTGTTCATTCTGGGTGGCACCGCGTGGATGACCGCCTCCCCGCTGATGCGCTTCGGTATCGAGCTAGTGCTCATGGTTCTGTTCGCGGTGCTTCTGTACCGGTGGATGTTCACCGGACGCACCGCCAACCTGCACCTGATGCTCTTGGTCGGAATCGTCTTGGGGACTCTATTCCGCGGCATTTCTGCTCTTCTGCAGAAACTGCTGGATCCGAGTGAATACACGCAGTTGCAGGACCTGTTCTTTGCATCGTTCAACCGCGTCGACCCCACTCTTTTGGGTGCCTCGGCTGCAGTTGTCGCTGTGGCTGTGTTCTTCGCGTGGCGCATGCGCCGCACCCTGGACGCGATGGCGTTGGGGCGCGATATGGCAACCAGCCTCGGCATCGACCACCAGAAGGTAACGACCATCGTGCTGATTGTGTCTGCTGTTTTGGTTGCTACATGCACCGCTTTGGTCGGGCCGATCACGTTCTTTGGCCTGCTTGTGGTTTCGCTCGCATACCAAGCGCTTCCTGGGGCTGGCCACGGAACGTTGTTCATTGTTTCTTCGCTGATCGGCGCGTTCGCTTTGGTCGTGGGTCAGTTCGTTGTTGAGCGGCTCGCCGGCCATTCGACCACTTTGTCCGTTGTGATTGAGTTTGCTGGTGGCATTGTGTTCATCACGCTGTTGCTGAAGGGATCGCTGAAGTCATGA
- a CDS encoding ABC transporter ATP-binding protein — protein MIEIKNVSKQYGATTVVDDVTTVIPAGGLTSIIGPNGAGKSTLLSMVSRLIPMEEGNVTVDGLNVSKTPSKTLAKKLAILRQDNHVSLRLRVRDLVGFGRFPHNGGQATREDRAIIAQAMQEMDITPLAFKYLDELSGGQRQRAFIAMVLAQDTDYILLDEPLNNLDMRHSVEMMKLMRRLVDEQGKTVVVVLHDINFASVYSDTIMAMRDGRLVQQSSPERLMTTEKLAEVYQMQIPIHEIDGKRIGVYFG, from the coding sequence ATGATCGAAATCAAGAACGTTTCCAAGCAGTACGGCGCCACGACTGTGGTGGACGATGTCACGACGGTGATCCCGGCGGGTGGACTCACGAGCATCATCGGCCCTAACGGCGCCGGCAAGTCCACGTTGCTTTCGATGGTTTCGCGCCTGATCCCTATGGAGGAAGGCAACGTCACTGTGGACGGCTTGAACGTCTCGAAGACGCCGTCGAAGACGTTGGCGAAGAAGCTCGCTATTTTGCGGCAGGACAACCACGTTTCACTGCGGTTGCGTGTGCGCGACCTCGTGGGTTTCGGCCGTTTCCCGCACAACGGTGGTCAGGCTACTCGTGAGGACCGCGCAATCATTGCGCAGGCGATGCAGGAGATGGACATTACTCCGCTCGCGTTCAAGTACCTCGACGAGCTTTCGGGCGGCCAGCGTCAGCGCGCGTTCATCGCGATGGTTTTGGCGCAGGACACCGACTACATCCTTTTGGATGAGCCACTCAACAACCTGGACATGCGCCACTCAGTGGAGATGATGAAGCTCATGCGTCGCCTTGTCGATGAGCAGGGCAAGACGGTGGTTGTGGTGCTGCACGACATCAACTTCGCCTCGGTGTATTCCGACACGATTATGGCGATGCGCGATGGCCGTCTGGTTCAGCAGAGTAGCCCGGAAAGGCTCATGACGACCGAGAAGCTCGCTGAGGTCTATCAGATGCAGATCCCGATCCACGAGATCGATGGCAAGCGCATCGGCGTCTATTTCGGTTAG
- a CDS encoding mechanosensitive ion channel family protein, which yields MRFLANWFTALPAEKASPKASDGASDSASPNAAESSQPSTGSSPSAEPSSSPSGFLEPDPSEPTLPGLEPIVENAPSPLRPWLAFGIPIVAALIVTWLVWFILARLLRKRPRVKEQLGRLQIPVFCLLLSVGLMFGTPGVIEDEGFAVALAVILKVAAVASITWLAVTVLSVVEVSVIVHYEESGDPRQVAKLRTQMTLMRRLVTAIVLVLGVGAVLLMIPSVRAMGATVLASAGLISVVAGLAVQGVLTNVFAGLQLAFSDAIRVEDIVVVEGQRGNVKEITLTYVVVKLVDGRKMILPSTYFTTTPFENWSRGGEEINGSVVLDLAWDAPVAALRKRVEQLLDATDLWDGRVGETVVTNAAGGNMELTVMLSARNPGDLWDLRNYIRENLVHEVMTKYPESLPEVIGGGGAA from the coding sequence ATGAGATTCCTAGCGAACTGGTTCACAGCCCTGCCCGCAGAAAAAGCGAGCCCGAAGGCAAGTGACGGTGCAAGCGACAGCGCGAGCCCCAACGCAGCGGAATCTTCGCAACCATCCACGGGATCCAGCCCCTCCGCAGAACCCAGCTCAAGCCCCAGCGGTTTCCTTGAGCCAGACCCAAGCGAGCCCACGCTGCCAGGCCTCGAACCCATCGTCGAAAACGCGCCATCCCCCCTGCGGCCATGGCTCGCCTTCGGCATCCCGATCGTCGCTGCGCTCATCGTCACGTGGCTTGTTTGGTTCATCCTTGCGCGGCTCTTGCGGAAACGCCCGCGGGTCAAAGAACAGCTCGGGCGCCTCCAGATCCCCGTATTCTGCCTACTGCTCTCCGTAGGGCTCATGTTCGGAACCCCCGGCGTCATCGAGGACGAGGGGTTCGCCGTGGCGCTCGCCGTGATCCTCAAAGTCGCGGCCGTTGCCTCCATCACGTGGCTCGCCGTGACGGTGCTTTCGGTCGTCGAAGTCTCCGTGATCGTCCACTACGAAGAATCCGGCGACCCACGCCAAGTAGCCAAACTACGCACCCAAATGACGCTCATGAGGCGCCTCGTGACGGCGATCGTGCTCGTGCTCGGCGTGGGTGCGGTGCTGCTCATGATCCCAAGCGTGCGTGCGATGGGCGCAACCGTCCTCGCATCCGCCGGCTTGATCTCGGTGGTAGCGGGCCTCGCGGTTCAAGGCGTGCTGACCAACGTGTTCGCCGGGCTGCAACTTGCGTTCTCGGACGCGATCCGCGTCGAAGACATCGTGGTCGTGGAAGGGCAACGCGGTAACGTCAAAGAAATCACGCTGACCTACGTTGTCGTGAAACTCGTGGACGGGCGGAAAATGATCCTGCCCTCGACATACTTCACCACCACGCCGTTTGAAAACTGGTCACGCGGCGGCGAAGAAATCAACGGCTCCGTAGTTCTCGACCTCGCCTGGGATGCGCCGGTTGCGGCGCTCCGCAAACGCGTGGAACAGTTGCTGGATGCAACCGACCTCTGGGATGGACGCGTTGGCGAAACGGTCGTCACCAACGCCGCCGGCGGCAACATGGAACTCACCGTCATGTTGAGCGCCCGCAACCCCGGCGACCTCTGGGACCTCAGAAACTACATCCGCGAAAACCTCGTCCACGAAGTCATGACCAAGTACCCGGAATCCCTCCCGGAGGTCATCGGTGGCGGCGGCGCGGCCTAA